The Plasmodium vinckei vinckei genome assembly, chromosome: PVVCY_14 genome window below encodes:
- a CDS encoding DNA polymerase epsilon subunit B, putative, giving the protein MDSFIRERIIGSVLKSHDIKNINLYLTNIEEHIIKIKNEGGSIIDEVFLAFNGSISHISLYSYLYDHNINVDLDCLSTIYEHAYIEEEKLVEEAKDDKVVEIAKFDSELMYYLVKTYKENFDDEQNLTVKDIENIIIEYKEKKYQETIKLYKDKYQDGIKVYNTFLDLSHFYYDEKRMRFLKKKKEGSIENYNEYINANADVEFYDLKYHILSKKTKGHPSILFWSDAINEIHIKDKTIITSVDAVKLTNTDHQHIIGILGLNRDGDLVIQGIRNEVKLVINKSCVINHGIYCIGHVILVQGRIKLTNKTFYATEIMHPPRNYHDEKNEGDLFYNFENEKDKIGMTEYELVVKNNDKSQNWIIMHDIYLDNPYTFEILEKMFSLYVTTYPDNELPVGFILMGDFISLKFDYNKNFNNLYIKGFEKLSYLLISKFKLILQNCYLVFIPGKNDPCACKNSLPKLPILPYYIKKFKENIESFCPCEDRIIFATNPCRIRHFNTRMIFFRHDILNDLIWSASINATDDNKQNLQNILTSTIIGQSHIYPIPHDSRILKRYSPFLFIYPLPTFICISDNTCNSFISYASENTSDSIISNSDMSFTKKKAFTVYNVLQHEAKRYIVPV; this is encoded by the exons ATGGACAGCTTCATAAGGGAGAGAATTATTGGGAGTGTATTAAAAAGccatgatataaaaaatataaacttaTATTTAACTAATATCGAAGaacatattataaaaataaaaaatgaaggaGGAAGTATAATTGATGAAGTATTTTTAGCTTTTAATGGATCAATAAGTCatatatctttatattcatatttatatgaccATAATATTAATGTTGATTTAGATTGCTTAAGTACTATATATGAGCATGCTTATattgaagaagaaaaattagTTGAAGAAGCTAAGGATGATAAAGTCGTTGAAATAGCCAAGTTTGATTCAGAActtatgtattatttagtaaaaacatataaagaGAATTTTGACGatgaacaaaatttaaCTGTTAAagatattgaaaatataataatagaatataaagaaaaaaaatatcaagagacaattaaattatataaagataaataTCAGGATGGTATAAAAGtttataatacatttttagaTTTAagtcatttttattatgatgaaaaaCGTATGagatttttaaaaaaaaaaaaagaaggatctatagaaaattataatgaatatataaatgcaaATGCAGATGTAGAAttttatgatttaaaatatcatatattaagtaaaaaaacaaaaggaCATCCAtcgattttattttggtCTGATGCAATTAATGAAATACATATCAAAGACAAAACTATTATTACATCTGTTGATGCTGTAAAACTAACAAATACTGATCATCAGCATATTATTGGAATTTTAGGATTAAATAGGGATGGTGATTTAGTTATACAAGGTATTAGAAATGAAGTAAAATTAGTTATTAACAAGTCATGTGTTATAAACCATGGAATATATTGTATCGGTCATGTTATACTTGTTCAAGGTCgaataaaattaacaaataaaacattttatgcCACCGAAATAATGCACCCGCCCAG GAACTACCATGACGAGAAAAATGAAGGGGATTTGTTCTacaattttgaaaatgaaaaagataaGATTGGAATGACAGAATACGAACTAGtcgtaaaaaataatgacaaAAGTCAAAATTGGATAATAATgcatgatatatatttagatAATCCTTACacttttgaaatattagaaaaaatgttttctCTTTATGTAACTACATACCCAGATAATGAATTACCTGTtggttttatattaatggGTGATTTTATAAGTTTAAAGTTTGactataataaaaattttaataatttatatattaaaggatttgaaaaattatcatatttattaatatcaaaatttaaattaattttacaaaattgtTATTTAGTTTTTATTCCTGGAAAAAATGATCCATGTGCatgtaaaaatagtttACCTAAGTTGCCAATTCTtccatattatattaaaaagtttaaagaaaatatagaatCATTTTGCCCATGTGAGGACAGAATCATATTTGCAACAAATCCATGTCGGATCCGACATTTTAACACAAgaatgatattttttagacacgatatattaaatgatttaaTTTGGAGTGCATCTATAAATGCAACAgatgataataaacaaaatctTCAAAACATATTAACATCAACAATCATAGGTCAAAGTCATATATACCCAATACCTCATGATAGTCGAATACTAAAACGATATTCTCCATTcctatttatatatccCTTACCAacttttatatgcatatccGATAATACATGTAATAGTTTTATATCTTATGCATCAGAAAATACTAGTGACTCCATAATATCAAATTCAGACATGTCctttactaaaaaaaaagcctTTACTGTATATAACGTTCTACAGCATGAGGCAAAGCGATACATCGTTCCTGTTTAG
- a CDS encoding bromodomain protein, putative, with product MDLTDSFLNIEINDLKRKENGYLYLNEQGRNITLNNMNKSGQEFTDKKKKSNTLGLNQENLLLKILKNNELIWKKKEDKVKLLSNQNSIKSDDHHNDVNTHMCNGYLPAHVKEDDNTFLKTSYEVYNMIKYQNIDKYYKTDNLINFYNDKNILNYKKIKRKNKNKDYIDKNYIYPTDLESNILSFEPNNFSSNYLLESFNNKLVNNYINIHNTDYIEIQDIFDENKLNYVKNKNLCFYKNVDLKKFRKNENNYMNKLMNSAKKKNTIYTDHLQENQIHTENEKNNKSPPNEVEQNVDNLSIYEKNSQTDIINNNISHNDSHDYIPNNLNDDFIDEIESDQNKIEESKNNISDDIIDFDIDNEFHFNDESLGDKPSKNQNNESPFIFNENDDDTKNKHNNDEILEDDLIFSEKNSSKVSDKNDSLMDILNNYDEQEIGDEKNKQNDITFENDNVDDLLDIEFLDEKEKVTDLKNGDEISEQISDFFFEDDEKKENIKLEDEYYKSGDDQFMADYDLDKNNISDNMLIMNDIEEDNINDDKDDVENINNTHSQINEEHEIIKDFDLNKEKTDFYNSVVYSFDNNYNNKDNYTHLKQNNNEYNIFKNIYQEYYHTINNDELKNELELFGNHIINNSYIFMLLNYKYIKNYNYNNSIYPFNSDDYTNYLFKNKNLDKNILQNENIIQEVFGINDDMHTQGNNKLKKKIKNRSNLKHMQNLYQNPLFSDPNLLKNFNSSPMLRNQNTNVMENGSHIINSHDINTDTNLVNQPNNHVIVDANGHINNSGNIQESQNIDHNSANNMLDAEQNNIISNMIKHKVNYGDEENDDEGSENFNEKYEHTYHPINNNKLLKNKKMNELFYMDFNTYLNNDDNYIDRQNDTKIYLGNFTKIMDEFKMEDIQYNEHYIFDKLNNKLLHEVEKNYYISYMLRNLFLKDKKHSDILLKCLIYKPDEYQNVGTINFHNIFDEHLQSINKKGSTLSNIGEETALTTLEKIKKKNKLIEFDDSYFINNKKDRLECAENILKKTKNIIFFSHLKLDSYYKKNNPHEIENMILSQNNVYVNTQMTKDYYYSFELSNKKGVIAFSRFHKLDFRTGIHKYYQEYKQFNNNYTKLNELEDLENGEDVVPWGWKNIEKKYLTQKDEDLIISSYWNYIIPEVAKTHSYFNHAINKFFKLGNRQSSKSGKYLSIGNIDKYESINKYFNASNKNYYIRKTFKNIINILNNENFNFDMHILDAWTIEKTYDHSIFDEDDTNENINIDNNVNNKIDDHSSFFYNNSCLLLNDDSPLIILEYVEKDPFVLLKLGMNSKINHYFTTKDDESLYSLEYKNKLKKFIEPFGEINVIKDSINYFGVPIKIKKQDQKLTFIENEIFKALLFTIPVYSMHKENEDHPIFEEPSQVIANHLDNPGHAQENGVLPNMESKLNHSDQIFAENQLDGHMLTTSEVENYSNTAKYEMNENNPPPNVTSNNKDNSNLFYHTDFLLIRNVLNNGRKYYIKPFYVDINMCKNVKENNVDNLNMHNYYDTSQIDKYEDQYKDNNYNNIYDENINNQYREGNENYLNINYTNCIFYNVGFLDMHVSTYNPFYKKYIDEKRNYIRSWLIKLIIKHQIKDSKKIKEILKTKLNTFINDKDINAIVKSVDINFILSKEYTDERNNKNSYKSKNVCILECIYHFIQLYKYEGINFKNILENQDRLNKIIYLLNMEKERANNNIINIKKKMKIIYDRYCYKSEAKSIQFSLNKEDIYIDMIDNYNYVGSHFYDKNVLNYFLYIKYLISCSPWNILKDYSNNLSTSKYGNNNAKQEVRRKKKKGLDNKKYESLNKKKNKNKLKNAQKKLKIKKNKQLYYEQKDNDATLSTTSNDNDPTNNSYSDNDFEGYDKKYLKKKKKKDINQYRKEKIKNKQDSDIFEMSDEENKEQNQVEKKYNKKKKKKEKNKGKHSFSDLTDFSFSEEDNESLDDDNDDKHSNSSSDEKRKKKKKKNDEDNKNDVLTNKKKNKKNYSYAFYLFNHIIYNEKIQQKIGNKKEYLDNNNYNDAGASKNNAYLKKQKYQQNLKYKGRNFIHNNLFQKNEAKKKGNTNFAKDSKGCTFHGKGKYNFSYFNANKRINKGRDELKNETQNDETKKNAYNEFSGIEEFYEEMDEGETNKFEQDINKKEKKKEQGNYYEVNNTFSLAKKDKGAKKYMKYLGNNQNLKNKKSKETQNYIDEFNSKELSQNINFINIYRVIEHLNGKDIINILLSVGLSMLNIKKMNKNDQINKLRKFIENGTITNQNKIIYITMIKKIILEQFKNLHSPVYLKYNNNILYLSEKKTTNFLNNVDELNKLNNNSSTHSGDIIIKRTKKVEKNRVRLIKHFFRDSINDDSVCSSDVGSSSGSDSQLGGGIHDNEIGKKKKINELLDEEDEEEEKKQLEIIREMQAKNNNIEDNENNYKLIHCLKWTRIYIKKNDNTTSIYEFTEPAENYGNLDANSRLDNYENNYKEDEMNEISPNKNYKYEIMKRRKEILLKNSFKGVEKCLSSENNYIENVQTLYIYGKKNIETFLKWKHFRSLIKKYFILMQNKESEQKNLDAGEINQLNPKQPGDDSYAYNDQGTINDNILFNNGIVKKRKYKKHKKKFLETPESFKTIINIFPTVGDDIKHWNTDKKYSEQNNLKTEKKKLKDKYAHGNEYGKNKDKKKHLYDLSGDNNGKIINKKFMNTNYSINIKKNNKRYRQNTALKRKDKNVYNTAKSNLSISKKRKGGKLQANQKSYNNDTNNTEQNDEQIETDEYNMIESGKRRGYEDESERKKKKRKKDKLINNADEHMNKTSSTTEKYIRGSSMVSESSVNLNAQNDKNADESSRKKSKKGNTYNNIKEIIENFNEKLLTIMKDISQVLNYKAFLNQVNETYAPMYYSVIKKPMYINKIIFRCKKRKYNNLSLFIDDVYLIVTNCKLYNTPTSVSAYLRDIVDNMFLDIVNKIKGDDNLQNYNTILIEHFYKNKHFNNTWESINIEQSDLLNNSELSMNKITDLTINNMQQENLSSNLMTSIDQSRNYNNTMDTDFNLNTMSANFNSSNFNNVESDASMNKLKDDHDNAKE from the coding sequence atggATTTAACTGATTCTTTTctaaatatagaaataaatgatttaaaaagaaaagaaaatggatatttatatttaaatgaacAGGGAAGAAATATAACcctaaataatatgaacaagTCAGGTCAGGAATTTActgacaaaaaaaaaaaaagcaataCTTTGGGGTTAAATCAGGAAAATTTGttactaaaaatattaaaaaataatgaattgatatggaaaaagaaagaagATAAAGTGAAATTATTAAGTAACCAAAATTCGATTAAAAGTGATGATCATCATAATGATGTAAATACGCACATGTGTAATGGCTATTTACCTGCACATGTTAAGGAGGAtgataatacatttttaaaaacttCTTATGAAGTttataatatgataaaatatcaaaatatagataaatattacaaaacagacaatttaataaatttttataatgataaaaatatactaaattataaaaaaataaagagaaaaaataaaaataaagattatatagacaaaaattatatatatcctaCCGATTTGGAATCGAATATTTTAAGTTTCGAGCCAAATAACTTTTcttcaaattatttattagaaagttttaataataagttagtaaataattatattaacattCATAATACAGATTATATTGAAATTCAAGATATATTTGatgaaaacaaattaaattatgttaaaaataaaaatttatgtttttataaaaatgtagatttaaaaaagtttaggaaaaatgaaaataattatatgaataagCTTATGAATtctgcaaaaaaaaaaaatactatttACACAGATCATTTACAAGAAAATCAAATTCATactgaaaatgaaaaaaataataaatcacCCCCTAATGAAGTAGAACAAAATGTAGACAATCTAAGTATATATGAGAAAAATTCTCAAACagacataataaataataacatatcTCATAATGATAGCCATGATTATATtccaaataatttaaatgatgaTTTTATTGATGAAATAGAATCagatcaaaataaaattgaggagtctaaaaataatattagtgATGATATAATAGATTTTGATATAGATAATGAATTCCATTTTAACGATGAAAGTTTGGGTGATAAACCGAgtaaaaatcaaaataatgaaagcccatttatatttaatgaaaatgacgACGACACAAAAAACaaacataataatgatgaaatatTAGAAGATGATCTTATATTCTCTGAAAAGAATAGCAGCAAAGTTAGCGATAAGAATGACAGTTTGATGGACAttctaaataattatgatgaaCAAGAAATAGGTGacgaaaaaaacaaacaaaatgatatcacatttgaaaatgataatgtaGATGATTTGTTAGATATAGAATTTCttgatgaaaaagaaaaagtaaCGGATCTTAAAAATGGTGATGAAATTTCTGAACAAATTAGCGATTTTTTCTTTGAggatgatgaaaaaaaagaaaatataaaattagaagatgaatattataaaagtgGTGACGATCAATTTATGGCCGATTATGACTtagacaaaaataatataagtgATAATATGCTTATTATGAATGACATTGAAGaggataatataaatgatgataAGGATGatgtagaaaatataaataatactcATTCTcaaataaatgaagaacatgaaattataaaagattttgatttaaataaggaaaaaaccgatttttataattcagttgtttattcatttgataataattataataataaagataattatacacatttaaaacaaaataataatgaatataatatttttaaaaatatatatcaagaatattatcataccataaataatgatgaattaaaaaatgaacttgaattatttggaaatcatataataaataatagttacatatttatgcttttaaattataagtacataaaaaattataactaCAATAATTCGATATACCCATTTAATAGTGATGATTATACAAATTacctttttaaaaataaaaatttagataaaaatattttacaaaatgaaaatataattcaaGAAGTGTTTGGAATCAATGATGATATGCATACAcaaggaaataataaattaaaaaaaaaaattaaaaatcgatcaaatttaaaacatatgcaaaatttatatcaaaaCCCATTATTTTCTGATCCAAatcttttgaaaaattttaacTCATCCCCTATGCTTAGAAATCAAAATACAAATGTGATGGAAAATGGAAgtcatataataaactctcatgatataaatacagATACAAACCTAGTTAATCAACCAAATAATCATGTTATTGTTGATGCAAATGGGCATATAAACAATTCTGGTAACATCCAAGAGAGTCAAAATATAGATCACAACAGTGCAAACAATATGTTAGATGCTGAAcagaataatataatttctaACATGATAAAACATAAAGTTAATTATGgtgatgaagaaaatgatgatgaGGGTTCcgaaaattttaatgaaaaatatgagcACACATACCAtcctataaataataataaattgttaaaaaataaaaaaatgaatgaattattttatatggattttaatacatatttaaataatgatgataattatatagaCAGACAAAAcgatacaaaaatatatttaggAAATTTTACTAAAATTATGGATGAGTTTAAAATGGAAGATATTCAATATAATgaacattatatttttgataagctaaataataaattattacatgaagtagaaaaaaattattatatttcttaCATGCTAAGAaatctatttttaaaagacaaaaaaCATTCTGATATTCTCTTAAAGTGTTTGATTTATAAACCTGATGAATACCAAAATGTTGGAacaataaattttcataatatctTTGATGAACATTTACAAAGTATTAATAAGAAGGGGTCGACCTTGTCTAATATTGGTGAAGAAACCGCTTTAACAACtttggaaaaaattaaaaaaaaaaataagctaATCGAATTTGATGAtagctattttattaataacaaaaaGGATAGATTAGAATGTgctgaaaatattttaaaaaaaacaaaaaatattatttttttctcacatttaaaattagatagctattataaaaaaaataatcctcatgaaattgaaaatatgatTCTTTCCCAAAACAatgtatatgtaaataCTCAAATGACAAAAGACTATTATTACAGTTTTGaattatcaaataaaaaaggagtAATAGCTTTTTCTCGGTTTCATAAATTAGATTTTAGAACAggtatacataaatattaccAAGAATATAAACagtttaataataattatactaAACTAAACGAATTAGAAGATCTGGAAAATGGTGAAGATGTAGTACCATGGGGatggaaaaatatagaaaaaaaatatttaacacaaaaagatgaagatttaattatttcatcatattggaattatattattcctGAAGTTGCCAAAACACACTCTTATTTTAATCAtgcaataaataaattttttaaactagGAAATAGACAAAGTAGTAAAAGCGGGAAATACCTTAGTATAGGAAACAtagataaatatgaaagtataaataaatattttaatgcaagtaataaaaattattatattagaaaaacttttaaaaatattataaatattttaaataatgaaaattttaattttgatatgcatattttagATGCATGGACAATTGAAAAAACTTATGACCATTCAATATTTGATGAAGATGatacaaatgaaaatataaatattgataataatgtaaataataaaattgatgatcattcttcttttttttataataattcatgTTTATTACTAAATGATGATAGTccattaattattttagaATATGTTGAAAAAGAtccatttgttttattaaaattaggAATGAATAGTAAAATCaatcattattttacaaCAAAAGATGATGAGAGTTTATATTCTcttgaatataaaaataaattaaaaaaatttatagaaCCATTTGGTGAAATTAATGTTATAAAAGATTccattaattattttggtGTCcctattaaaattaaaaaacaagATCAAAAACTTACatttattgaaaatgaaatatttaaagcATTACTATTTACAATTCCTGTATACTCTATgcataaagaaaatgaagacCACCCCATATTCGAAGAGCCTTCACAAGTAATAGCCAACCACCTTGATAACCCAGGTCATGCTCAAGAAAATGGTGTATTACCCAATATGGAAAGTAAGCTAAATCATTCTGATCAAATTTTTGCGGAAAATCAACTAGATGGGCATATGCTCACCACCTCAGAAGTAGAAAATTATTCAAACACTGCTAAATATGAGatgaatgaaaataatccTCCTCCTAATGTTACAAGCAATAACAAAGACAATTCCAACCTCTTTTATCATACCgattttttacttataagaaatgttttaaataatggaaGGAAGTATTATATTAAGCCATTTTATGTTGACATAAACATGTGTAAAAATgtgaaagaaaataatgtagACAACCTGAACATGCATAATTATTACGATACTAGCCAAATAGATAAATATGAAGACCAATATAAAgacaataattataataatatatatgatgaaaatataaataatcaatATAGAGAaggaaatgaaaattatttaaatattaattatacaaattgtatattttataatgtaGGGTTTTTAGATATGCATGTAAGTACATATAatccattttataaaaaatatatagatgaAAAAAGGAATTATATAAGAAGCTGGTTaatcaaattaataataaaacatcaAATTAAAGacagtaaaaaaattaaagaaatattaaaaacaaaattaaatacatttataaatgataaagatATTAATGCAATTGTAAAATCAgttgatataaattttattttaagtAAAGAATATACTGATGAaagaaataacaaaaattcatataaatcaaaaaatgtttgtatattagaatgtatttatcattttatacaattatataaatatgaaggaataaattttaaaaacattttagaGAATCAAGACagattaaataaaattatttatctattaaatatggaaaaagaAAGAGCTAATAACaacattattaatattaaaaagaaaatgaaaatcaTTTACGATAGATATTGTTATAAATCAGAAGCTAAATCTATACAATTTTCTCTAAACAAagaagatatatatattgatatGATAGacaattataattatgttgGCTCTCATTTTTACGATAAAAATGTtcttaattattttctatatattaaataccTTATTTCTTGTTCCCCTtggaatatattaaaagattattcaaataatttgtCTACTTCGAAATATGGCAATAATAATGCAAAACAAGAAGTTcgtagaaaaaaaaaaaaagggttagataataaaaaatatgaatccttgaataaaaagaaaaacaaaaataaacttaaaaatgcacaaaaaaaattaaaaataaaaaaaaataaacaactTTATTATGAGCAAAAAGACAACGACGCTACTTTAAGTACAACGAGCAATGATAACGACCCAACAAATAATAGCTATAGTGATAATGATTTTGAAGggtatgataaaaaatatttgaaaaaaaaaaaaaaaaaagatataaatcaatatagaaaagaaaaaatcaAGAACAAACAAGATAGtgatatttttgaaatgagtgatgaagaaaataaggAACAAAATcaagttgaaaaaaaatataataaaaaaaaaaaaaaaaaagaaaaaaataaaggaaaaCATAGTTTTAGTGATCTTACTGATTTTAGCTTTAGTGAAGAAGATAATGAAAGTCTTGATGATgataatgatgataaaCATAGCAATAGTTCAAGTGATGAAAAacggaaaaaaaaaaaaaaaaaaaatgatgaagacaataaaaatgatgtattaacaaataaaaaaaaaaataaaaaaaactattcCTACGCTTTCTATCTATTTAATcatatcatatataatgaaaaaatacaacaaaaaattggaaataaaaaggaatacctagacaataataattataatgatgCCGGAGCttctaaaaataatgcttatctaaaaaaacaaaaatatcaacaaaacttaaaatataaaggaaGAAATTTTATTCACAATAatctttttcaaaaaaatgaggCAAAGAAAAAAGGGAATACAAATTTTGCAAAAGATAGTAAAGGATGTACTTTTCACGGAAAAGGTAAATATAACTTCAGCTATTTTAATGCTAATAAACGTATAAACAAAGGTCGGGATGaacttaaaaatgaaactcAAAATGAtgagacaaaaaaaaatgcatacaACGAATTTTCTGGTATTGAAGAATTTTATGAAGAAATGGATGAAGGggaaacaaataaatttgaacaagatataaataaaaaagaaaaaaaaaaagaacaagGAAATTATTACGAAGTAAATAACACATTTAGTTTAgctaaaaaagataaaggggcaaaaaaatatatgaaatacttaggaaataatcaaaacttaaaaaataaaaaatctaAAGAAacacaaaattatattgatGAATTTAATAGTAAAGAACTTAgtcaaaatattaattttataaatatttatagagTTATAGAACATCTAAATGGGAAAGACATCATTAATATTCTTTTAAGTGTTGGACTTAGCatgttaaatattaaaaaaatgaataagaATGATCAGATAAATAAGTTGAGGAAATTCATTGAAAATGGAACTATAACAaaccaaaataaaattatttacattacaatgattaaaaaaattattttagaacaatttaaaaatttacattCTCCAGtctatttaaaatataataataatattttatatttaagtgaaaaaaaaacaacaaattttttaaataacgTTGATGagttaaataaattaaataataattcttcAACACATTCGGGagatataattattaaacggacaaaaaaagtagaaaaaaatagagtGAGATTAatcaaacatttttttagagATTCTATTAATGATGATTCAGTATGTTCATCCGATGTGGGTTCATCGTCGGGTTCTGATTCACAATTAGGAGGTGGAATACATGATAACGAgattggaaaaaaaaaaaaaattaatgaacttttagatgaagaagatgaagaagaagaaaaaaaacaattagaAATTATAAGAGAAATGCaagcaaaaaataataatatagaagataatgaaaataattataaattaattcatTGTCTAAAATGGACtagaatatatatcaaaaaaaatgacaacACTACAAGCATTTATGAGTTTACTGAACCAGCAGAAAATTATGGAAATTTAGATGCAAACTCACGACTCGATAACTATGAGAACAACTACAAAGAAGATGAAATGAATGAAATAAGTCctaacaaaaattataaatatgaaataatgaaaagaagaaaagaaatattattaaaaaactCCTTTAAAGGTGTTGAAAAATGCCTAAGtagtgaaaataattatattgagAATGTACAaactttatatatttatggaaaaaaaaatattgaaacatttttaaaatggaaACATTTTAGAAgtcttataaaaaaatattttattcttatgcaaaataaagaatcagaacaaaaaaatttagatGCAGGAGAAATAAATCAACTGAACCCAAAACAACCAGGAGATGAttcatatgcatataatgaTCAAGGAACtattaatgataatatattatttaataatggaattgttaaaaaaagaaaatataaaaaacataaaaaaaaattcttaGAAACACCTGAAagttttaaaacaattattaatatattcccAACGGTAGGAGATGATATAAAACATTGGAATactgataaaaaatattctgaacaaaataatctAAAAAccgagaaaaaaaaattaaaagataaatatgCACATGGTAATGAATAtggtaaaaataaagataaaaaaaaacatttatatgatttatCTGGGGAtaataatggaaaaataattaataaaaaatttatgaatacaaattattctataaatattaaaaaaaataataaacgaTATAGACAAAATACAGCATTAAAACGTAaggataaaaatgtttataataCTGCAAAAAGTAACTTATcaataagtaaaaaaagaaaaggtGGAAAATTACAAGCCAATCAAAAATCATATAACAACGATACAAACAATACAGAACAAAATGATGAGCAAATAGAAACtgatgaatataatatgattGAATCTGGGAAAAGGAGAGGATATGAAGATGAAagtgaaagaaaaaagaaaaaaagaaagaaagaTAAACTTATTAATAATGCTGATGAACATATGAATAAAACTAGTTCAACAacagaaaaatatattagagGTTCTAGTATGGTATCAGAAAGTAGTGTAAATTTAAATGCACagaatgataaaaatgccGATGAATCAAGTAGAAAGAAATcgaaaaaaggaaatacatataataatataaaagaaataatcgaaaattttaatgaaaaattattaacaattATGAAAGATATATCACAagtattaaattataaagcatttttaaatcaagTTAATGAAACATATGCACCTATGTATTATagtgttataaaaaaaccaatgtatataaataaaatcattttccgatgtaaaaaaagaaaatataataatttaagtCTATTTATTGATGATGTATATCTAATAGTAACAAATTGTAAACTTTATAATACCCCCACATCAGTTAGTGCATACTTACGTGATATTGTTGATAATATGTTTCTTGATAtagttaataaaataaagggAGATGATAATTTACAAAACTATAACACCATTTTAATagaacatttttataaaaataaacatttcAACAATACATGGgaaagtataaatatagaacaAAGTGATTTACTTAATAATTCAGAATTAAgtatgaacaaaataacCGATTTaacaattaataatatgcaaCAAGAAAATTTGTCAAGCAACCTTATGACCTCAATAGATCAAAGCAGAAATTACAATAATACCATGGATACtgattttaatttaaataccATGTCTGCAAATTTTAATAGCAGCAATTTTAACAACGTGGAGTCTGATGCAAGCATGAATAAATTGAAAGACGACCATGATAATGCTAAAGAATAg